In a single window of the Desulfobacterales bacterium genome:
- a CDS encoding secondary thiamine-phosphate synthase enzyme YjbQ, with the protein MKTFRKELWFEVPTRRAFINITPQVEACLQESGITEGLVLVNAMHITASVFINDDESGLHHDYEVWLEKIAPHEPVSQYRHNVGEDNADAHMKRQVMGREVVVAVTDGRLDFGTWERIFYGEFDGRRRKRALVKIIGE; encoded by the coding sequence ATGAAAACTTTTCGCAAAGAGCTCTGGTTCGAGGTGCCCACCCGGCGGGCGTTTATCAACATCACCCCGCAGGTCGAGGCCTGCCTGCAGGAAAGCGGCATCACAGAGGGCCTGGTGCTGGTCAACGCCATGCACATTACCGCTTCGGTTTTTATCAACGACGATGAATCCGGGCTGCACCATGATTATGAGGTCTGGCTGGAAAAAATCGCACCGCATGAGCCGGTATCGCAATACCGCCACAATGTCGGCGAAGACAATGCCGATGCTCACATGAAACGCCAGGTCATGGGACGGGAGGTGGTGGTGGCTGTTACCGACGGCCGGCTTGACTTTGGCACCTGGGAGCGCATTTTTTACGGTGAGTTTGACGGCCGGCGGCGCAAACGGGCGCTGGTTAAAATTATTGGGGAATAG